One Actinospica robiniae DSM 44927 genomic region harbors:
- a CDS encoding bifunctional 3'-5' exonuclease/DNA polymerase, giving the protein MRWVVHADDGAAGRLAPLAEAERGGGGADGARARAGGSFAVGEVRRVADLCAAIRELETIAAAETEARSQPRWIWADTTKIYPDLLRAGVRVARCHDVVLVDEILAARAGQFGAPRTLGAAYARLHDLPVPDVGRLGAAHEAAGAEGPQQEALFEPDDTGLPAEVDPLSALIEVYQAQLTALESAQSPALRLLAAAESAGALAAAEMTHAGLPLDPQLHAENLTELLGPQSPYGSGPASRPAKLQDLAERLGKAIGTPSLNPDSPAQVLKALSLAGLPAATTRAWELRRMEHPAVPLLLEYKELSRLYTANGWAWLRAWVRGGRFRPEYVVGGVVTGRWASRGGGALQLPAMVRKAVVADPGWTFVVADAGQLEPRVLAAISADRGLAGAAQAEDLYTELGDVFGGDRTKAKLGLLGAMYGQTSGEVGPLLATLRRRFPAAIGFVDDAAKAGVEGRIVHTQLGRACPPPSARWNRLVAGSEGETRADQVRNSRGRFTRNFVVQGSAAEWALSLIAMLRGKLSGLSSELVFFLHDEVVLHCPESEAEQVREAVTASAAEASRLVFGATPVRFPLHLATVRCYADAK; this is encoded by the coding sequence ATGAGATGGGTCGTACACGCGGATGACGGTGCAGCCGGCAGGCTCGCGCCCCTCGCCGAGGCGGAGCGCGGCGGCGGCGGCGCCGACGGCGCTCGTGCCAGGGCCGGCGGCTCCTTCGCCGTGGGCGAGGTGCGTCGCGTCGCCGACCTCTGCGCCGCGATCCGCGAGCTCGAGACCATAGCCGCGGCCGAGACCGAGGCGCGGAGCCAACCGCGCTGGATCTGGGCTGACACGACCAAGATCTACCCGGACCTGCTCCGGGCCGGAGTCCGCGTCGCCCGCTGTCATGATGTGGTGCTGGTCGACGAGATCCTGGCCGCACGGGCGGGGCAGTTCGGTGCGCCGCGCACGCTCGGGGCGGCCTACGCGCGGCTGCACGACCTGCCGGTGCCGGATGTCGGGCGGCTGGGGGCCGCGCACGAGGCGGCCGGCGCCGAGGGGCCGCAGCAGGAGGCGTTGTTCGAGCCCGACGACACCGGTCTGCCTGCCGAGGTCGATCCGCTTTCCGCGCTCATCGAGGTCTACCAAGCCCAGCTGACGGCACTGGAGTCCGCGCAGTCGCCGGCGCTGCGGCTGCTGGCGGCGGCGGAGTCGGCCGGGGCCCTGGCCGCCGCGGAGATGACGCACGCCGGTCTGCCCCTCGACCCGCAGCTGCACGCGGAGAACCTGACCGAACTCCTCGGCCCGCAGTCGCCGTACGGCAGCGGCCCGGCCTCGCGCCCCGCGAAGCTGCAGGACCTGGCGGAACGACTCGGCAAGGCGATCGGCACGCCGTCGCTCAACCCGGACTCGCCCGCCCAGGTCCTCAAAGCCCTGTCGCTCGCCGGGCTACCGGCCGCGACGACCCGGGCGTGGGAGCTGCGGCGGATGGAGCACCCCGCGGTACCGCTGCTGCTGGAGTACAAGGAACTCTCGCGGCTCTACACCGCCAACGGCTGGGCGTGGCTGCGAGCCTGGGTGCGCGGAGGCAGGTTCCGTCCCGAGTACGTGGTCGGCGGCGTGGTCACCGGACGCTGGGCCAGCCGCGGCGGCGGCGCTCTGCAGCTGCCCGCGATGGTGCGCAAAGCCGTCGTCGCCGACCCGGGCTGGACCTTCGTCGTCGCGGACGCGGGGCAGCTCGAACCGCGCGTCCTCGCGGCGATATCCGCTGACCGCGGCCTGGCCGGCGCCGCGCAGGCGGAGGATCTGTACACCGAACTCGGCGACGTGTTCGGCGGCGACCGGACAAAGGCCAAACTCGGGCTGCTCGGTGCGATGTACGGCCAGACCAGCGGCGAGGTCGGTCCGCTGCTCGCCACGCTCCGCCGACGCTTCCCGGCAGCGATCGGCTTCGTCGACGACGCGGCGAAGGCGGGTGTGGAGGGCCGCATCGTCCACACTCAGCTCGGCCGCGCCTGCCCACCGCCGTCTGCGCGCTGGAACCGCCTGGTCGCGGGCTCGGAAGGCGAGACCCGGGCAGACCAGGTCCGCAACTCCCGCGGCCGGTTCACCCGCAACTTCGTCGTCCAGGGCAGCGCGGCCGAGTGGGCGTTGTCACTGATCGCGATGTTGCGCGGCAAACTGTCGGGCCTGTCGTCCGAACTGGTGTTCTTCCTGCACGACGAGGTGGTGCTGCACTGCCCGGAGAGCGAGGCGGAACAAGTGCGCGAAGCAGTCACCGCGTCCGCGGCCGAGGCCAGCCGGCTGGTCTTCGGCGCGACACCGGTGCGGTTCCCGCTGCACCTGGCGACAGTGCGCTGCTACGCGGACGCGAAGTGA
- a CDS encoding prolyl oligopeptidase family serine peptidase, producing MSTSDEARPARPASYPDAERLDLVEELHGHRIADPYRWLEDVSSPTTERWSTDQDTLFAAARDGWFGPEARETLETRLGQLADAGYVSAPTWRGTRRFLLRRRPGQDHNVLLYADSDGKGEQVLIDPAALDPSGSTTLDGWQPSHDGKLLAYLLSEGGTEESLLRVIDVETGDLVDGPIDRARYTPIAWLPDGRSFYYVRRLAADQVPEGESQYHRRVFLHRLGQDVDQDVLVFGEGLEKTNYYDTALSRDGRWLRVGVFRGTAPRNDLYVADLTAGPLEHPEFVTVQEGEDVESSVAVGRDGLFYVFTDRDAPNTRLCVTEPDRPTPENWRDVVPQDPEAVLQDYAILDGPELDRPLVLALHARHGVSELSLFDPAIGERVGTVATPGDGTIGGLHEHPEGGPVAWFGYTDHSTPDQVYRFDGRTGAVELWAPSPGDVKLGLVHVRREQYTSKDGTRIHLTILAPSEKPDQPRPTILYGYGGFDISLTPAFSALRMAWVEAGGVFAVANLRGGGEEGEQWHRAGMFGNKQNVFDDFHAAGDFLVEQGWSTREQLGIFGGSNGGLLVGATLTQRPDAYAAVVCSAPLLDMLRYELFGLGATWNVEYGSAQVPEEFEWLLGYSPYHNVRDGAAYPATLFTIFEGDTRVDPLHARKLAAALQHATAAEPADRPILVRREVNVGHSQRAVSRSIPLWADQLGFFAHQLGLATVTGRGGDSNAGHGNDGSSDGAPTGKES from the coding sequence ATGTCGACATCGGACGAAGCACGGCCGGCCCGACCCGCGTCATACCCCGACGCGGAACGGCTGGACCTGGTGGAAGAGCTGCACGGCCACCGCATCGCGGACCCGTACCGCTGGCTGGAAGACGTCTCCTCCCCCACGACCGAGCGATGGAGCACCGACCAGGACACGCTGTTCGCCGCCGCCCGCGACGGCTGGTTCGGCCCCGAGGCGCGCGAGACCCTCGAGACGCGGCTCGGACAGCTCGCCGACGCGGGCTACGTATCGGCGCCGACCTGGCGCGGGACGCGGCGGTTCCTCTTGCGTCGCCGGCCCGGGCAGGATCACAACGTCCTGCTGTACGCGGACAGCGACGGCAAAGGCGAGCAGGTCCTGATCGATCCCGCCGCGCTCGATCCGAGCGGCTCGACCACGCTCGACGGCTGGCAGCCCTCGCACGACGGCAAGCTGCTGGCGTATCTGCTGTCCGAGGGCGGCACCGAGGAGTCGCTGCTGCGCGTCATCGACGTCGAGACGGGCGACCTCGTCGACGGTCCGATCGACCGTGCCCGCTACACGCCGATCGCGTGGCTGCCGGATGGACGGTCGTTCTACTACGTGCGGCGTCTGGCGGCGGATCAGGTGCCGGAAGGCGAGTCGCAGTACCACCGCCGCGTCTTCCTCCACCGGCTCGGCCAGGACGTCGACCAGGACGTCCTGGTGTTCGGCGAGGGCCTGGAGAAGACGAACTACTACGACACCGCGCTCTCGCGCGACGGCCGCTGGCTGCGGGTCGGAGTCTTCCGCGGCACCGCGCCGCGCAACGACCTGTACGTGGCCGACCTGACGGCCGGCCCGCTGGAGCACCCTGAGTTCGTGACCGTGCAGGAGGGCGAGGACGTCGAGTCCTCGGTGGCCGTGGGCCGCGACGGCCTGTTCTACGTCTTCACCGACCGCGACGCCCCCAACACCCGCCTCTGCGTGACCGAGCCGGACAGGCCCACCCCGGAGAACTGGCGCGACGTGGTGCCGCAGGACCCTGAGGCGGTCTTGCAGGACTACGCGATCCTCGACGGCCCCGAACTCGACCGCCCGCTCGTGCTCGCCCTGCACGCACGCCACGGGGTGAGCGAGCTGTCGCTCTTCGACCCGGCCATCGGCGAGCGCGTCGGCACGGTCGCCACGCCCGGCGACGGCACGATCGGCGGCCTGCACGAGCACCCCGAAGGCGGCCCGGTGGCCTGGTTCGGCTACACCGACCACAGCACGCCGGACCAGGTCTACCGCTTCGACGGGCGCACCGGCGCGGTGGAGCTGTGGGCGCCCTCACCCGGCGACGTGAAACTCGGGCTCGTGCACGTCCGGCGGGAGCAGTACACGTCGAAGGACGGCACGCGCATCCACCTGACGATCCTCGCGCCGAGCGAGAAGCCCGACCAGCCGCGCCCTACGATCCTGTACGGCTACGGCGGCTTCGACATCTCGCTCACGCCCGCGTTCTCCGCACTGCGCATGGCCTGGGTCGAAGCAGGAGGCGTGTTCGCCGTCGCGAACCTGCGCGGCGGAGGCGAAGAGGGCGAGCAGTGGCACCGCGCCGGGATGTTCGGCAACAAGCAGAACGTCTTCGACGACTTCCACGCCGCCGGCGACTTCCTGGTCGAGCAGGGCTGGAGCACACGCGAGCAGCTCGGCATCTTCGGCGGCTCGAACGGCGGCCTGCTCGTCGGCGCCACGCTGACCCAGCGCCCCGACGCGTACGCGGCCGTGGTGTGCTCCGCACCGCTGCTCGACATGCTGCGCTACGAGCTGTTCGGCCTCGGCGCGACCTGGAACGTGGAGTACGGCTCGGCCCAGGTGCCCGAGGAGTTCGAGTGGCTGCTCGGCTACTCGCCGTACCACAACGTACGTGACGGAGCGGCCTACCCGGCCACGCTGTTCACCATCTTCGAAGGCGACACCCGGGTCGACCCCCTCCACGCGCGAAAGCTGGCCGCCGCCCTCCAGCACGCGACCGCCGCCGAGCCCGCCGACCGCCCGATCCTCGTGCGCCGTGAGGTGAACGTCGGCCACAGCCAGCGCGCCGTCTCCCGCTCCATCCCGCTCTGGGCCGACCAGCTGGGCTTCTTCGCCCACCAACTCGGCCTGGCGACGGTCACGGGGCGCGGTGGCGACAGCAACGCCGGCCACGGCAACGACGGCAGCAGCGACGGCGCTCCCACGGGCAAGGAGAGCTGA
- a CDS encoding alkaline phosphatase family protein, whose product MSSNRYTRRRVLGSAAGVAGAAVGLNLLPTAVQTALAAERPRGGFEAIEHVVLLMQENRSFDHYFGTMPGVRGFSDPHAAKLSTGRSVFHQPDAVNPDGYTLPFHLDTKTTSAQAIPSTSHAWAVQHSAWNNGAMDNWLPAHRAADGVNGPYVMGYYERADIPFQFALADAFTVCDNSFCSVMGPTWPNRLYWMTGTIDPNGVSGGPITSNSYPNGAYTWTTYAERLQAAGVSWKVYQEADNYGCNMLENFAQFQNAKPGDPLYDNGMASQPAGTFEDDARNDNLPQVSWIIPTSTQSEHPDYLPAAGADFVASKIEAIASNPKVWAKTVFILTYDENDGLFDHVAPPTPRAGTVDEFIGGLPIGGGFRVPTIIVSPWTAGGWVCSERFDHTSSLRFLELFTGVKEPNITDWRRRTFGDFTSTLRFGDKDLRFPRLPDTTALLATAEQEVADNPAPTLPGANQRLPRQTPGSKRHI is encoded by the coding sequence ATGTCCTCGAACCGTTACACCCGACGCCGCGTGCTCGGCTCCGCCGCGGGCGTGGCCGGCGCCGCGGTCGGCCTCAACCTGCTGCCCACCGCTGTTCAGACCGCCCTGGCCGCGGAGCGCCCGCGCGGGGGCTTCGAAGCCATCGAACACGTCGTCCTGCTGATGCAGGAGAACCGCTCCTTCGACCACTACTTCGGCACCATGCCCGGCGTGCGCGGCTTCAGCGACCCGCACGCGGCGAAGCTCAGCACCGGCCGCTCGGTCTTCCACCAGCCCGACGCGGTCAACCCGGACGGCTACACCCTGCCGTTCCACCTCGACACCAAGACCACCAGCGCCCAGGCCATCCCGTCGACCAGCCACGCCTGGGCGGTGCAGCACTCGGCCTGGAACAACGGCGCCATGGACAACTGGCTGCCCGCCCACCGCGCGGCGGACGGCGTCAACGGCCCCTACGTCATGGGCTACTACGAGCGGGCCGACATCCCGTTCCAGTTCGCGCTGGCCGACGCGTTCACCGTGTGCGACAACTCCTTCTGCTCGGTGATGGGCCCGACGTGGCCGAACCGGCTGTACTGGATGACCGGCACGATAGACCCGAACGGCGTGAGCGGCGGCCCGATCACGTCGAACTCGTACCCCAACGGCGCCTACACCTGGACCACCTACGCCGAGCGGCTGCAGGCGGCCGGGGTCTCCTGGAAGGTCTACCAGGAGGCTGACAACTACGGCTGCAACATGCTGGAGAACTTCGCCCAGTTCCAGAACGCGAAGCCGGGCGACCCGCTCTACGACAACGGCATGGCCAGCCAGCCGGCCGGCACCTTCGAGGACGACGCGCGCAACGACAACCTGCCGCAGGTCTCCTGGATCATCCCCACCTCCACCCAGTCCGAGCACCCGGACTACCTGCCCGCGGCCGGCGCCGACTTCGTCGCGAGCAAGATCGAGGCCATCGCCTCGAACCCCAAGGTGTGGGCCAAGACCGTCTTCATCCTCACGTACGACGAGAACGACGGCCTGTTCGACCACGTGGCCCCGCCCACCCCGCGCGCGGGCACCGTGGACGAGTTCATCGGCGGCCTGCCGATCGGCGGCGGCTTCCGGGTGCCGACGATCATCGTGAGCCCGTGGACGGCCGGCGGCTGGGTGTGCAGCGAGCGGTTCGACCACACCTCCTCGCTGCGCTTCCTCGAGCTGTTCACCGGCGTGAAGGAGCCCAACATCACCGACTGGCGCCGACGCACCTTCGGCGACTTCACCTCGACGCTGCGGTTCGGCGACAAGGACCTGCGCTTCCCCCGCCTCCCGGACACCACGGCGCTGCTGGCCACCGCCGAGCAGGAGGTCGCGGACAACCCGGCGCCCACCCTGCCCGGTGCGAACCAGAGGCTGCCGCGCCAGACGCCGGGCTCGAAGCGGCACATCTGA
- a CDS encoding patatin-like phospholipase family protein: protein MLSVAEATEPTASAPHPVLAVVAERLRSASVPGRREDGRRVVLAIEGGAMRGTISAGMALELQRMGLLPAFDAVYGSSAGAISATWLLSSRPEGLAGWAEPAYARALIRASNLLRRRPMVDVERLVEHVYREIAVLDFDSVLANPIELHPLATDAATGLSVDLRPLLRTAADLRLAMRASSALPVLAGPSIPLGTSRYYDAGLAESVPYRTAIEQGATHILVLRSKIEPACWTMPAAPSRGARVTARTALRRESVHLRTTYLARAARLAEDDSFLAGREADRLGAPAVYSIRPALEDGEIGKLTKDGPSLAAALAGGQRAARLALAGTVDAVDTGALA, encoded by the coding sequence ATGCTGTCCGTCGCCGAAGCCACCGAGCCCACCGCTTCCGCGCCGCACCCCGTCCTCGCGGTGGTGGCCGAACGGCTGCGCAGCGCCAGCGTTCCGGGCCGGCGCGAGGACGGACGCCGCGTCGTGCTCGCCATCGAGGGCGGCGCCATGCGCGGGACCATCTCCGCCGGCATGGCGCTCGAACTGCAGCGGATGGGCCTGCTGCCGGCCTTCGACGCGGTCTACGGCTCCTCGGCCGGCGCGATCAGCGCCACCTGGCTGCTCAGCTCGCGCCCGGAGGGCCTGGCCGGCTGGGCCGAGCCCGCCTACGCCAGGGCCCTGATCCGGGCCTCGAACCTGCTGCGCCGCCGCCCGATGGTGGACGTCGAGCGCCTGGTCGAGCACGTCTACCGGGAGATCGCGGTACTGGACTTCGACTCGGTGCTGGCCAATCCGATCGAACTGCACCCGCTGGCCACCGACGCGGCCACCGGCCTGAGCGTGGACCTGCGTCCGCTGCTGCGCACCGCCGCGGACCTGCGCCTGGCCATGCGGGCCAGCTCCGCCCTGCCGGTGCTCGCCGGACCTTCGATCCCGCTCGGCACTTCCCGCTACTACGACGCCGGCCTGGCCGAATCCGTGCCGTACCGCACCGCGATCGAGCAGGGCGCCACGCATATCCTGGTCCTGCGATCGAAGATCGAGCCCGCCTGCTGGACCATGCCCGCCGCCCCCTCGCGCGGCGCGCGGGTGACCGCCCGGACCGCGCTGCGCCGGGAGAGCGTCCATCTGCGCACCACCTACCTGGCTCGGGCCGCCCGACTGGCCGAGGACGACAGCTTCCTGGCCGGCCGCGAAGCCGACCGGCTCGGCGCCCCCGCCGTCTACTCCATCCGCCCCGCGCTCGAGGACGGCGAGATCGGCAAGCTCACCAAGGACGGCCCGTCCCTCGCCGCCGCTCTGGCCGGCGGGCAGCGCGCCGCGCGCCTGGCGCTCGCGGGCACGGTGGACGCGGTCGACACGGGCGCGCTTGCCTAG
- a CDS encoding DUF4239 domain-containing protein, with protein MALALLIGLVLASLAALMITDHVRKEHKPERGDANALDYVNTFISTLYMVLLALVVVVQWQNIDQINSDVRAEASTLTALVQTSDRMPDPEGAQVRASALAYANGVLAHEWPAGSMAAAGDDAAQQALDAGQAAVTHPVALSTSLGTIEDQAIGEYQALAQSRADRLAVGEDTTSPVLLAALGVLSLITVLTPLALGLRADAVAFSGLMVSTLLVCLSFWFVLDLQTLYHGLIHVTSGPIQDFVASGGTS; from the coding sequence ATGGCTTTGGCGTTGCTGATCGGCCTGGTGCTGGCCTCGCTGGCGGCACTGATGATCACCGATCACGTGCGCAAGGAGCACAAGCCGGAGCGCGGGGACGCCAATGCGCTCGACTATGTGAATACCTTTATCTCCACCCTGTACATGGTGCTGCTGGCCCTGGTCGTGGTCGTGCAGTGGCAGAACATCGACCAGATCAACTCGGACGTGCGCGCGGAGGCCTCGACCCTGACGGCGCTCGTGCAGACCTCCGACCGGATGCCCGACCCGGAGGGCGCGCAGGTGCGCGCGTCGGCGCTCGCCTACGCCAACGGCGTGCTCGCGCACGAGTGGCCGGCCGGCTCGATGGCGGCGGCCGGGGACGACGCGGCGCAGCAGGCGCTGGACGCCGGGCAGGCTGCGGTGACCCACCCCGTCGCGCTCAGCACGTCCCTGGGCACCATCGAGGACCAGGCGATCGGCGAGTATCAGGCCCTGGCCCAGTCCCGCGCCGACCGGCTCGCGGTGGGGGAGGACACCACTTCGCCGGTCCTGCTGGCCGCGCTCGGCGTGCTCAGCCTCATCACGGTGCTGACACCGCTGGCGCTGGGGCTGCGCGCGGACGCCGTCGCGTTCTCCGGGCTGATGGTCTCGACCCTGCTGGTGTGCCTGTCGTTCTGGTTCGTGCTCGACCTCCAGACGCTCTACCACGGGCTGATCCACGTCACCTCCGGGCCGATCCAGGACTTCGTCGCCTCCGGTGGCACGAGCTGA
- a CDS encoding MarR family winged helix-turn-helix transcriptional regulator has product MTGGMEMKAMTTAIRGQGPAAANAAAPETETEHDERMRRTWDRLRTLVYDDNRRGEVSATLGLSFVKVKALRRLLVRPMSMRELAEALVTDKPYVTQIVDALAERGLVVRTVAENDRRCRIASLTEAGREAAVLSEEILTRPPAGLARLSERDLAELGRILDTLTGADSD; this is encoded by the coding sequence ATGACCGGCGGGATGGAGATGAAGGCGATGACGACGGCGATCCGCGGGCAGGGCCCGGCGGCGGCGAACGCGGCCGCGCCCGAGACCGAGACCGAGCACGACGAGCGGATGCGCCGGACCTGGGACCGGCTGCGGACCCTGGTCTACGACGACAACCGGCGCGGCGAGGTCTCGGCCACCCTCGGCCTGAGCTTCGTCAAGGTCAAGGCCCTGCGACGGCTGCTGGTGCGCCCGATGTCGATGCGCGAGCTGGCCGAGGCGCTGGTCACGGACAAGCCGTACGTCACCCAGATCGTCGACGCGCTGGCCGAGCGCGGCCTGGTGGTGCGCACGGTCGCCGAGAACGACCGGCGTTGCCGGATCGCCTCGCTGACCGAGGCGGGCCGGGAGGCCGCCGTGCTCTCCGAGGAGATCCTCACCCGTCCGCCGGCCGGCCTCGCCCGGCTCTCCGAGCGGGACCTGGCCGAGCTCGGGCGGATCCTGGACACGCTCACCGGCGCCGACTCGGACTGA
- a CDS encoding MFS transporter: MPELTAKRRQLVLAICCMSLFIVGLDVTIVNVALPTIQQDFHAPLSGLQWIMDAYTLVLASFLMLAGSTADRLGRRRIFRTGLLLFTLGSLLCSLAPSLGWLVGARVLQALGGSMLNPVAMSIITNTFTEPKERARAIGVWSAVFGLSMALGPVIGGVLVTEIGWRGIFWVNVPVGIAALVLTKLFVPESRAPKARRFDPVGQGLVVAILACATYAIIEGPRHGWGSSLIIGLFAVAVIAAGLLVPYEGRREQPLIDPRFFRSLPFSGATVIAVCAFLSLGGFLFLNALYLQDQRGYSAVHAGLLTLPMAAANLVSAPLSGRLVGSLGPRVPLVGASVATLVAALMMTSFTATTSLIEVSVAYVFMGLGFGLVNSPITNAAVSGMPRSQAGVAAAVASTSRQVGSSLGVAIFGSILASGGTFTHASHLCWWLVVGCGVVIGTLGILTTGARAKASAAHTAAIFEPADATARPRTAVG; the protein is encoded by the coding sequence GTGCCGGAGCTCACGGCGAAGCGACGCCAGCTGGTGCTGGCGATCTGCTGTATGAGCCTGTTCATCGTGGGTCTCGACGTGACCATCGTGAACGTGGCGCTGCCCACCATCCAGCAGGACTTCCACGCGCCGCTCTCCGGCCTGCAGTGGATCATGGACGCCTACACCCTGGTGCTGGCCTCGTTCCTGATGCTGGCCGGCTCCACCGCGGACCGGCTCGGCCGCCGCCGGATCTTCCGCACCGGGCTGCTGCTGTTCACGCTCGGCTCGCTGCTGTGCTCGCTCGCGCCCAGCCTCGGCTGGCTGGTGGGGGCCCGGGTGCTCCAGGCGCTCGGCGGCAGCATGCTCAACCCGGTGGCCATGTCGATCATCACCAACACCTTCACCGAGCCGAAGGAGCGCGCCCGCGCGATCGGCGTGTGGAGCGCGGTGTTCGGCCTGTCCATGGCGCTCGGCCCGGTGATCGGCGGCGTGCTGGTGACCGAGATCGGCTGGCGCGGCATCTTCTGGGTCAACGTCCCGGTCGGCATCGCCGCGCTGGTGCTGACCAAGCTGTTCGTGCCGGAGTCCCGGGCGCCGAAGGCGCGCCGCTTCGACCCGGTCGGCCAGGGCCTGGTCGTGGCGATCCTGGCCTGCGCGACCTACGCCATCATCGAGGGCCCGCGGCACGGCTGGGGCAGCAGTCTGATCATCGGCCTGTTCGCGGTCGCCGTGATCGCGGCCGGCCTGCTCGTCCCGTACGAGGGCCGGCGCGAGCAGCCGCTGATCGACCCGAGGTTCTTCCGTTCGCTGCCGTTCTCCGGCGCGACCGTGATCGCGGTGTGCGCGTTCCTCTCCCTCGGCGGATTCCTCTTCCTCAACGCCCTGTATCTGCAGGACCAGCGCGGCTACTCGGCCGTGCACGCGGGCCTGCTGACGCTGCCGATGGCGGCGGCGAACCTGGTCTCCGCGCCGCTCTCCGGGCGCCTGGTCGGCTCCCTGGGCCCGCGCGTCCCGCTGGTCGGCGCCTCGGTCGCGACACTGGTGGCCGCCCTGATGATGACCTCCTTCACCGCCACCACTTCGCTCATCGAGGTCAGCGTCGCCTACGTGTTCATGGGCCTGGGCTTCGGCCTGGTCAACTCGCCGATCACGAACGCGGCGGTCTCCGGGATGCCGCGCAGCCAGGCCGGCGTGGCGGCCGCGGTCGCCTCCACCAGCCGGCAGGTCGGCAGCTCGCTCGGCGTCGCGATCTTCGGCTCGATCCTGGCCTCCGGCGGAACCTTCACCCACGCGAGCCACCTGTGCTGGTGGCTGGTCGTCGGCTGCGGCGTGGTGATCGGCACCCTCGGTATCCTCACCACCGGGGCTCGGGCCAAGGCCAGCGCGGCGCACACGGCGGCGATCTTCGAACCCGCCGACGCGACGGCCCGGCCGCGCACCGCGGTGGGGTGA
- a CDS encoding class I SAM-dependent methyltransferase: MTETTRVADVTTETAPTTAGATPAEPAWLALNRANWNQRVPIHAASRAYDLTGFVADGRQLPAFEVEELGDVAGKSLLHLQCHIGTDTLSWARAGATVTGLDFSAAAIEVARGLAEEIGAADARFVVSDVYNAPDALGHAVYDVVYTGLGALCWLPDIERWARTVAELIAPGGCLYLVEFHPVTDMFDENATTVRFDYFDADAQVWDNDHTYTDGDKLGSATVTHQFAHTLGTIISSLIAAGLRLEFLHEYDFTMFPRFAELEQHAGGFSFPAGQPRMPLLYSLRATKANI; this comes from the coding sequence GTGACCGAAACGACGCGAGTGGCCGACGTGACCACGGAGACCGCCCCGACCACGGCGGGCGCGACCCCTGCGGAGCCCGCCTGGCTCGCGCTCAACCGGGCCAACTGGAACCAGCGGGTGCCCATCCACGCCGCCAGCCGCGCCTACGACCTGACCGGCTTCGTCGCGGACGGCCGTCAGCTGCCCGCCTTCGAGGTCGAGGAACTCGGCGACGTGGCCGGCAAGAGCCTGCTGCACCTGCAGTGCCACATCGGCACCGACACACTCTCCTGGGCCCGGGCCGGCGCCACCGTGACCGGCCTGGACTTCTCCGCCGCGGCGATCGAGGTGGCGCGCGGGCTCGCCGAGGAGATCGGCGCCGCCGACGCCCGCTTCGTCGTCTCAGACGTCTACAACGCCCCGGACGCGCTCGGCCACGCCGTGTACGACGTCGTCTACACCGGCCTCGGCGCGCTGTGCTGGCTTCCGGACATCGAGCGGTGGGCGCGCACGGTGGCCGAGCTGATCGCGCCGGGCGGCTGCCTCTACCTGGTCGAGTTCCACCCGGTCACGGACATGTTCGACGAAAATGCGACGACCGTGCGCTTCGACTACTTCGACGCCGACGCCCAGGTGTGGGACAACGACCACACCTACACCGACGGCGACAAGCTCGGCTCGGCGACCGTCACCCACCAGTTCGCGCACACCCTCGGCACGATCATCAGCTCCCTGATCGCCGCCGGGCTGCGCCTGGAGTTCCTGCACGAGTACGACTTCACGATGTTCCCGCGCTTCGCGGAGCTCGAGCAGCACGCCGGCGGCTTCAGCTTCCCGGCCGGGCAGCCCCGGATGCCGCTGCTCTACTCGCTGCGCGCGACCAAGGCGAACATCTGA
- a CDS encoding TlpA family protein disulfide reductase, translating to MNPGLLTALLVLLAASAFGLWRRRTDGRMRPSQTVAAPAAPAEGEAAGPAGPITEPVLGGPLGERATLVQFSSAFCAPCRATRTVLATVASDLDGVTHYDLDAESHLELVRALDIRRTPTTLVLDASGRETARAGGVPRREQVLAAVAAAG from the coding sequence GTGAACCCAGGCCTGCTCACCGCCCTGCTCGTGCTGCTCGCCGCCAGCGCCTTCGGCCTGTGGCGCCGCCGCACCGACGGACGCATGCGCCCCAGCCAGACCGTTGCGGCCCCCGCGGCCCCCGCGGAAGGCGAAGCGGCCGGACCGGCCGGGCCGATCACCGAGCCGGTGCTCGGCGGCCCGCTGGGCGAGCGTGCCACGCTGGTGCAGTTCAGCTCCGCCTTCTGCGCCCCGTGCCGGGCCACCCGCACGGTGCTGGCCACCGTCGCCTCCGACCTCGACGGCGTCACCCACTACGACCTGGACGCCGAGTCGCACCTCGAACTCGTGCGCGCGCTCGACATCCGGCGCACCCCCACCACCCTCGTGCTCGACGCCTCCGGCCGGGAGACCGCCCGGGCCGGGGGAGTGCCGCGGCGCGAGCAGGTGCTCGCGGCCGTCGCCGCCGCCGGCTGA